The Liolophura sinensis isolate JHLJ2023 chromosome 6, CUHK_Ljap_v2, whole genome shotgun sequence genomic sequence ATTATGAGAAAATTGAAGTATAAACTAAAAAGTTAATTGCAAGAATAAATAATCTTTAGAGATTAAAAGATTAAACTTTCACATATTATACCCAGAAATTCATTTTTCagataacataaataaaaaagaaaccaacCAATACCTACCTAAACTTCACAAACTGAGATTGTTAcacctgaaaaaaaagagactaCTATTAAATTTTGCCTGGCTTGAAAGTGTGCTTTTTTGTCCAGATAAAATGGATGAACTGTATTTAAGTTGGATATTTAAGTGATTCTCATAGTTTTATGGCTGGATTATATTATTCTTAGGAACATATGTCCATGCATTaattgtgatttatttgttatgCCACATTTGCAGTCCGTCAAGAGCTAGCAAGTGTCTCTGACCTCAGAGTTTTGGACGAATCCTTGCATTTTGAGCTGGTGGAACCAGAACAGGTCGCATACACATACAAAATTAGGCCAGCAAAAGATATTGGGATAAGTTTTGTAAGTACATTTAGATCTGTGTTTTCATTAAGTATGAAATGAAGTCCTCTGAGCGCACTTTATAATATATTTCATGTGTGTTTGACCTTTGAACACAACATGTATCTGCCTTTAATTCtaacaaaaatgtttgttttagaatgtgctacatgtattttagaagGTGCTACTTGTATTTCAGAAGACGCTACATGTACGTACGGttttagtgtacatgtgtgtcttaGCTTACAGTTAACAAAGCAGTAATACCAGTGTGGCAAAAGCCTGTTTCTTTCCTAGCTATATGAAGTGTACAATGCTAAAGATGATGTTAAATATCACTCACTTAAACACAAATTGTAATATTTCCATAATTTTGGTcaacacattatttttcatgaagtggcctggttttttttctctttcagcaAAGACGATACACAGGGATTAATTTAGTGCCAGCTGAACCGTATGATGGCTGTAGTAGGATTGAGAATCATTACTTAATACAGGAGCAGGTGGCTCTTATACAGAGAGGGTAAGTTAATAAAGGGgcagaaaaacattttggttGTATACGTGTAGTCATTGCTCCCACTGCTCATGCATGTAAGGATGTTACTGGTAATACTGTGGTGGTTGTTTTAGCTGCGAGTCTTGTTTACTTGTGGTATAGGCCTGAAGTGCTCTTTGAAAAGAGCAGTTGTAACCAGTGCTATAGTCTGTTTATTTTTGAGAGTCGCCTATATccatctgtctgtaaaatcagtcatacttacTACCAAAATTGCATTTAGTCAGTGATACGTTATGTTGTAAGTCCATATTCTTCCAAAGAAAATCAAgtcagaacactttttctaattcataatgatAAACTGCATTAATAGGTGCACCAACATGTGGtaagaacaaactccatgcagtaacacagcctacactacattCTCAAAATTTCCTAatatccagctttaaaaccatactgccgtgagatcatatactacagcagataaaactgaattcatttattaaggttatattttaCTAAAACgtttaaacaatttcaaatatggcagtgtcataAACAGGGCAGTAAAATTGATAGCAGTTCAAGTAACTGATGTCGCCCTCCATCAAAACATGCTGAACTctgcccaatatccagcatgccactcgttttttaataatcattttaattagaaaaagttttctaacttcattttccttgcaataatgtgaacttcaaacatatcaatgtgtaggaCTTAAGTTGTTGGGTGTcgctgactaaaggcaattttggtagagAGTACTGatatcgtttatttatttaattggtgttttacaccataccctagagtatttcactttcataacggctgccaacattatgttggaaggaaactgggcagagcctgagggaagcacacaaccatttgcaggctgctggcagaccttcccacatgagGAATTTagcatgagctagatttgaTCATTGATTTCATTCAATTTGGATGTAAACTGTGTTTTAATGGCAGTGTTATATTTGCTTGCTTTCAGAGGCTGttcatttttaacaaaaacaattcaAGCTCAAAATGCAGGTGCTGCAGCAGTGATCATAactgacaatgacatcaacaaTGATGCTGATTATATAGACATGATAAAAGATGAAACGGGGAGGAGAGCAGCTATACCAGCAGTTTATCTTTTAGGAAAAGATGGGTGAGGAAAATGTCACACAACTTATTCAGGAGGTGTGGCAGTCACCTAATCCAGTGCATTGGTAGTTCGGTTGATAAACCTCGCTGCCATTACACGTATATAAGCcgaacatttttgagtacagttAATTCATCATGTCATAATCTGTGCCTAATTTTGGAAGTCCTCAAACTCTTAAAGGTTTAGGGTCCTacatggcttagttggttactgcactagcacagcgtgatgacccaacactctctcaccagtgcggttgctgtgagttcaagtccagctcacgctggcttcctttctggccatacatgggaaggtctgtcagcaacctgcgaatggtcgtgggtttcccccgggctttgcctggtttccacccaccataatgctggccgccatcatataagtgaaatattcttgagtacggcataaaacaccaatcaaataaataaataaatcttaacggtttaaaccaaaatgaaaaaaaaaataaagacatttaaatATCTAAATGGGCACCACTTttggttagcgtgtcagcacagtgcaatgactctggaggctctcaccaatgcggttgcctTGTTGGCTTCTTCTTCACCTGTGCGTGgagaggtctgtcagcaaccttagagtgatcatgggtttcccccaggctctggccggtttcctcccaccataatgctggccatcattgtaacatgaaatatttttgagtacagcgtaaaacaccaatcataccataaatgataaaaaaatatccaaaatggGTTAATGGTCTATTAATTTAGACAGTGACCTTTTGCTTATTCATTCCTGtacaaaactattttatttgtattgtttgacATAAAGACCTAAACTAGTAGGAAAGTATAAGATACATGGCCTATCCAGTCAATATCAGTGATTAAAAAGTGGgagaaaaacaattttcaacaaaTGATCCTAATTAAATGTAATATGCATTTTCATTTCAGACACATGATACGAAAAGCATTACAAGATTATGGTCTTGTGGCTGCGGTTATCAACATCCCAGTCAACATCACAGGTATCCCTGTGAACAGAATCCATCAGCCTCCGTGGGTGGTGTGGTGAGGCAAGCTGATGGGGAGGGGAGAGAGGAGTTGGTGGGCAGGGCACAGGGAAAGATTAAAACTGGGAAGAAGGGGAGTAAATGGAATCTTCACCTCGACAACTATTAGGCAGTTCAGTTATAATGAATGTAACATTGAAATTTAGAACAGTTAAGATTTGACTTCAGcagattttaaaatgttttgttatcCAGCAGATGGAAAGTGTGTATGTATCTGGTAACTGGGGATTGATGGTGTGTTATTCTTtctagattttgttttgcttgtattttgtattaaatgatGTTCGAAAATGAGTCATGTCCGACTCTTTTGAAAGTCTTAATATTTTGCATTCCAGCTGATGGAGTAGACCATTTGGAATAAGTTAAAATTGTTTGTTGCACAACTTGGTttgataattatattttttagaGATGATCAGATGAAAAAACTTAGCATACATGTTTTATGCGATATTTCTGATGTTTTCTGAATAATAATTCAGCCTTTTCTTGCCACAGTTTTTGAGTAGTTCACACGTACTATTGTACTAAAACATACCTTTATACGGTGTACAGCACGTTGACTTAGGCCATTTATGTACAGGCAacataaaactgtatttttgtaCCCCTCAGTGCCTCATCATATTGTTTGATTGCACAAGTAGATAGATATATGATATTGTGCTGTATTCAAATGGTGCTGGTGACCCAGCAGACTTCTATGTTAATTTGTACATGGAGAGTACATCTCATGAGTTTACGTCATTACCATTTGAATCTGAATTGGACTATTTCTGAGAGCTTCGGTCAGTAGTTTTAGTATTACGTTTAAAGCCCACAAATGGCTTAAGAAGACATTATTTGAATCTTACATAGAAAAGTCTTCGGAATTTAGGGTGATATTGTTTGACTTGCATAGAAAACTCCCAACAGTTTAGGGTAGCATTGTTAAACTTTTGCGTAGAAAACTCCCATTAGTTTATTGTAGTATTGTTTGAATCTTGCATTGAAAACACCCAGCACTTCAGGATAGCATTGTGTGACTTATATAGAAAGTTTCCAACAGTTTAGGGTGGCATTGATTAACTCTTTGATataaactctttgactcttacaGTACAATGACTCTTGCATGTGCATGGAAAACTCATGAAACTTTAGGTTACCATTGAAAAATTTCAGTCCATTTTTCTATTTCTTGAAATTGGAACTGGGTTACATTAATAAGTCTGCAAATTAGAACCCTTGAATCCTGAATTTAAACTCTTGTAAATGTAGTGCTTAATTTAGTTTTTGGGTGGTTTTGACTGGATCTTTTTAACATCTGAGTACTATGCTGGTACTATGAATGCTTATTGTATCGTTTGGGAATTATCAATTTCTTTAAGGATTGAAATCCTGCATGTCTCATATTTTTATGTGTTAGTTATTGATGCAGCAGCATATCTCTTAGTGTTTGAAAAACAATGCAATTAAGAAAAAATGGAATAGTAAGACACAGTTCT encodes the following:
- the LOC135467654 gene encoding protease-associated domain-containing protein 1-like, giving the protein MGDKAGDNFCFISILLVFSQCIRTVRQELASVSDLRVLDESLHFELVEPEQVAYTYKIRPAKDIGISFQRRYTGINLVPAEPYDGCSRIENHYLIQEQVALIQRGGCSFLTKTIQAQNAGAAAVIITDNDINNDADYIDMIKDETGRRAAIPAVYLLGKDGHMIRKALQDYGLVAAVINIPVNITGIPVNRIHQPPWVVW